From Camelina sativa cultivar DH55 chromosome 20, Cs, whole genome shotgun sequence, the proteins below share one genomic window:
- the LOC104768947 gene encoding uncharacterized protein LOC104768947 isoform X1: MRDMKRRHCEKVLIRIHSIGTPLVSGSSGLPVELVHIESDRPYTIGRSSSSGDDGFPDFVIDNGGISRKHCQILFDSQSRKLYIFDGVILLPSVGFSQVIEEFRRRLVCAEDLGSLKFRASLNGVYVNRVRIRKAKVEEICVGDEVLFVCGKEGLCNKHCRVGFVVQGIEFEGRDTLIVEDRFAMIGVSVSSGHSRGTFSSGKRSKRVFAPIENEINSQFCPPKSAVSVVGRLNSLVSYCRHILRSDDPVSCLISDSVKECLSCCASKMLRSKVDVMADNREVKSAETNHEMDHGLSGLRVRDGLPSPQSHLGRRLGVSNLISEVESYGADCILVSDKTKTSLPFDGDKENAPEISCTGKEKSYQSSLQAPGKNFYLNRLQYIEQSSTGCQRVVSLPELLHPVETISQIFIATFTSDVLWFLSCCEIPSHLPVTIACHNAERCWSSNSDARTAAPLPNYPNVTMVFPPFPEEIAFGKDRKNRGIACHHPKLFILQREDSIRVIITSANLVARQWDDVTNTVWWQDFPRRAEPDILSLFGPCRRKTNIGFRSDFSAQLAGFAASLLIDVPSQAHWILEFTKYNFENSAGHLVASVPGIHSYKPSYLTESVCSNTIYSEEFVGSVEASVVGLSYLFRSANDSTGAQLKRLASYISRTRETSFGMLELVLRRNTNVPADANAVSVLVSNPDDDSRDDFVQLGFLPRNIAKWVSPLWDIGFFKFVGYVYRDEVLGAASCRSNQKVQLMLHVLQGVTISDVSKLVQPNHVVALCSLIASIQRCTGIWRLQEVLGRYKWPESQESDFVYSASSIGGSATAGFQADFSSAAGKKALQNFDSQESDPEWGCWSNKEEREAPSIKIIFPTIERVKNGHRGVLSSKCLLCFSEKTWQKLRHNNVLHDAVPNPQDRVGHPMHIKVARRLFTSTRGSRSSSFGWVYCGSHNFSAAAWGQTISKSSRNNQDQSHNAIKPVSKLRVCNYDLGIVFVFPQPHEDIDSCDGSKINDIVLPFVVPAPKYGWSDKPATGLAMKEAFAEFRESSRSLCGETEVEEEVEEEEEEEEEAETEVGERVEFVGEEEKAYAEALWSQVESSSLSS, from the exons atgagagATATGAAACGGCGACACTGTGAGAAAGTTTTGATTCGTATTCATAGTATTGGTACACCTTTGGTTTCTGGGTCTTCTGGTTTACCCGTAGAGTTAGTTCACATTGAATCAGATCGGCCGTACACAATTGGTCGGAGTAGTAGTAGTGGTGATGATGGGTTTCCCGATTTCGTCATTGATAACGGCGGTATTAGTAGAAAGCACTGTCAGATTCTATTCGATAGCCAAAGTCGCAAACTTTACATTTTTGACGGCGTGATTCTCTTGCCTTCGGTTGGTTTTAGTCAAGTTATTGAAGAGTTTAGGAGAAGATTAGTTTGTGCTGAGGATTTAGGGAGTTTGAAGTTTAGGGCTTCTTTGAATGGTGTGTATGTTAATCGTGTTAGGATTAGGAAAGCTAAAGTTGAAGAGATTTGTGTTGGTGATGAGgtattgtttgtttgtggtAAAGAAGGTTTGTGCAATAAGCATTGTCGAGTTGGGTTTGTGGTTCAGGGGATTGAGTTTGAAGGAAGGGATACTTTGATTGTTGAAGATAGATTTGCAATGATTGGAGTGTCGGTTTCTTCAGGACATTCTCGAGGAACGTTTTCTAGTGGGAAGAGAAGCAAAAGGGTTTTTGCGCCGATAGAAAACGAGATTAATTCTCAGTTTTGTCCACCTAAATCTGCTGTTAGCGTTGTTGGTAGGTTGAATTCTCTTGTAAGCTATTGTAGACATATATTAAGAAGTGATGATCCTGTATCTTGCCTTATATCAGATTCTGTAAAGGAATGCTTATCATGTTGTGCATCCAAAATGTTAAGGTCAAAGGTAGATGTTATGGCCGATAATAGAGAAGTCAAGAGTGCCGAGACTAATCATGAGATGGATCATGGTTTGTCCGGTTTAAGGGTGAGGGATGGACTGCCAAGCCCGCAATCACATCTAGGTAGAAGACTTGGTGTGTCAAACTTGATAAGCGAAGTAGAAAGTTATGGTGCTGATTGTATTTTGGTCAGTGACAAGACTAAGACTAGTCTTCCGTTTGATGGAGATAAAGAAAACGCTCCCGAGATTAGTTGCACGGGGAAGGAGAAAAGTTATCAAAGTTCTCTACAAGCACCTGGGAAGAACTTTTATCTAAACCGTCTTCAATATATTGAACAAAGCTCAACTGGTTGTCAACGGGTGGTGTCCTTGCCTGAACTTCTTCACCCTGTGGAAACCATTTCACAAATCTTTATTGCAACATTTACAAGTGATGTCTTATG GTTTCTTTCCTGTTGTGAGATACCTAGCCACTTGCCGGTGACTATTGCATGTCACAATGCTGAGAGATGTTGGAGTTCAAACTCTGATGCAAGAACTGCTGCTCCTTTGCCAAACTACCCAAATGTAACTATGGT GTTTCCACCATTTCCTGAGGAAATTGCATTTGGGAAAGACCGCAAGAACCGTGGCATTGCTTGTCATCACCCCAAGCTATTTATTTTGCAAAGAGAAGATAGCATCCGTGTAATTATTACATCTGCAAACTTGGTAGCAAGACAG TGGGATGACGTGACCAACACAGTTTGGTGGCAAGATTTTCCACGAAGAGCTGAACCTGATATTTTATCCCTTTTCGGACCTTGTCGAAGAAAAACCAATATTGGTTTTAGGTCAGATTTTAGTGCTCAGCTGGCTGGATTTGCTGCATCACTTTTGATTGATGTTCCAAGTCAAGCCCATTGGATTCTCGAGTTCACGAAGTACAACTTTGAAAACTCAGCAGGTCACCTTGTGGCTTCAGTGCCTGGAATTCATTCTTATAAGCCATCTTATCTTACAGAATCTGTTTGCTCAAATACT ATTTACAGTGAAGAATTTGTGGGATCTGTTGAAGCATCTGTCGTAGGTCTCAGTTACCTTTTCCGCTCTGCCAATGATTCCACAGGAGCACAACTGAAACGACTGGCGTCATATATCTCCAGAACCCGGGAAACTTCTTTCGGAATGTTGGAACTTGTTTTGAGAAGAAATACGAATGTTCCTGCTGACGCGAATGCTGTGAGCGTCCTTGTTTCTAACCCTGATGATGATTCAAGAGACG ATTTTGTCCAACTAGGCTTTTTGCCACGGAATATCGCAAAATGGGTTTCTCCTTTGTGGGATATTGGCTTCTTTAAATTTGTGGGGTATGTGTATCGGGATGAAGTCCTTGGAGCTGCTTCTTGTAGGAGCAACCAGAAGGTGCAACTAATGCTACATGTATTACAG GGAGTGACCATTTCAGATGTGTCAAAGTTGGTTCAACCTAATCACGTTGTTGCATTGTGCTCGTTGATCGCTTCAATTCAGAGGTGTACTGGCATTTGGAGGCTACAAGAG GTGTTAGGCCGTTACAAGTGGCCTGAATCTCAGGAATCTGATTTCGTATACA GTGCATCCTCCATTGGAGGCTCAGCAACTGCAGGATTTCAAGCTGATTTTTCATCAGCTGCGGGTAAAAAAGCGTTACAGAATTTTGACTCCCAAGAGTCTGATCCAGAg TGGGGTTGCTGGAGTAATAAGGAAGAACGGGAAGCTCCTTCCATTAAAATCATCTTCCCTACCATTGAAAGAGTCAAGAATGGCCATCGTGGTGTCTTGTCTTCAAAATGTCTGCTTTGCTTCTCCGAG AAAACGTGGCAAAAGTTGAGACATAACAATGTGCTTCACGATGCAGTTCCTAATCCTCAAGATAGAGTTGGACACCCGATGCATATCAAG GTGGCTAGGAGACTTTTCACCTCCACAAGAGGCTCACGGTCTTCTTCGTTTGGTTGGGTTTACTGCGGCTCACATAATTTCAGTGCAGCTGCATGGGGACAGACCATTTCCAAATCCTCCAGAAACAACCAGGACCAGTCCCACAATGCCATCAAACCGGTCAGTAAACTTCGTGTATGCAACTACGACCTCGGGATTGTATTCGTTTTCCCTCAACCTCATGAAGATATTGACTCATGCGACGGGTCTAAGATCAACGATATTGTGCTGCCGTTTGTTGTACCGGCTCCAAAATATGGATGGAGTGATAAACCGGCTACAGGTTTGGCAATGAAGGAAGCTTTTGCTGAGTTTAGGGAAAGCTCTAGAAGTTTGTGTGGAGAAACTGAAGTTGAggaggaagtggaagaagaagaagaagaggaagaagaagctgaaactGAAGTTGGAGAAAGAGTAGAGTTCGTTGGAGAAGAGGAGAAGGCTTATGCTGAGGCGTTGTGGAGCCAGGTTGAGTCATCCTCCCTCAGCTCCTGA